The following proteins come from a genomic window of Miscanthus floridulus cultivar M001 chromosome 2, ASM1932011v1, whole genome shotgun sequence:
- the LOC136535806 gene encoding F-box protein At4g00755-like, whose translation MRPMETEEDSGGWDFLDWLGPDTSTTVFHLLDDPADLARVAAVSRSWRRFVIENGFSKRLCRWICPEAASFTRAVVVTRSPPPAASASESSQDAECRAREGEHAAYSYLLGALVSAKPAMDLIMRCVGASSTDFFPDETMENTLVPHEWVNHRHSYWSSGGKDDPDAPESLTYRLSSDLCLIDEIRVRPYKAAFQHGHPIYSSKAVRIRLGHSKLYPGTETFVSAENENLTAIADENYTWTYTSPEFPMLQENVLQTFQLPRPALCIGGIVKIELLGRLQKQSIDDRYYICVCHVQVMGRSLSPDLMIDISDPADYSNLKYLPAAGNLRPEDLLSSDAKEDSSDWRSLVSRYRQMRELAMVYMLLGPVQFVDEQDEAEADLLHML comes from the exons ATGCGCCCGATGGAGACGGAGGAGGACAGCGGCGGCTGGGACTTCCTCGACTGGCTCGGCCCCGACACATCCACCACCGTCTTCCATCTCCTCGACGACCCCGCCGACCTCGCCCGCGTCGCCGCCGTCTCCCGCTCCTGGCGCCGATTCG TGATCGAGAACGGATTCAGCAAGCGCCTGTGTCGGTGGATATGCCCGGAGGCCGCCAGCTTCACCCGCGCGGTCGTGGTGACCCggtcgccgccgcccgccgcgtcCGCGTCCGAGTCCAGCCAGGACGCTGAGTGCAGGGCCCGCGAGGGGGAGCACGCGGCCTACTCCTACCTCCTCGGCGCGCTCGTCTCCGCCAAGCCCGCCATGGACCTCATCATGCGCTGCGTCGGcgcctccagcaccgacttctTCCCCGACGAGACCATGGAGAACACGCTTGTGCCGCATGAATGGGTGAACCACCGCCACTCGTACTGGTCCAGCGGCGGCAAGGACGACCCCGACGCCCCCGAGAGCTTGACCTACAGGCTCTCCTCTGATCTCTGCCTGATTGATGAGATCAGGGTGCGCCCGTACAAAG CTGCTTTTCAGCATGGCCATCCGATTTACTCTTCCAAGGCGGTGAGAATCCGGCTGGGTCATTCCAAGCTTTATCCTGGAACAGAGACTTTTGTTTCGGCTGAGAATGAGAACCTGACAGCTATCGCTGATGAAAACTACACGTGGACATACACGTCGCCAGAGTTTCCTATGCTTCAG GAAAATGTGTTGCAAACCTTCCAGCTTCCGCGCCCTGCCCTTTGCATTGGTGGTATAGTGAAGATTGAACTTCTTGGGAGATTACAGAAACAATCTATAGATGATAGGTATTACATATG TGTCTGCCATGTCCAAGTGATGGGGCGCTCGCTTTCACCAGATTTAATGATAGACATCTCCGATCCTGCTGATTACTCAAACCTCAAGTATTTGCCGGCTGCCGGTAACTTGCGCCCAGAAGACCTACTGAGCAGTGACGCCAAGGAGGACTCATCGGACTGGCGCTCGCTTGTTTCTAGGTACAGGCAGATGAGGGAACTGGCGATGGTGTATATGCTGCTTGGACCTGTGCAGTTTGTAGATGAACAAGACGAAGCTGAGGCAGACCTGCTGCACATGTTGTAG
- the LOC136535805 gene encoding dihydrodipicolinate reductase-like protein CRR1, chloroplastic gives MVSLCHPIRIRACGDTATRRNAAAKVLCSVQQTPPPPPPAQSTIKVVIVGATKEIGRTAVLAVNKARGMELAGAIDSQCIGEDAGQISGMDEPLEIPVLNDLTMVLGSIAQSRATGVVVDFSEPSAVYDNVKQAAAFGLSSVVYVPKIELDTVTELSAFCEKASMGCLVAPTLSIGSVLLQQAAIQASFHYSNVEIVESRPNPSDLPSQDAIQIANNISDLGQIYNREDMDSSSPARGQLLGEDGVRVHSMVLPGLVSSTSINFSGPGEIYTLRHDVANVQCLMPGLILAIRKVVRLKNLIYGLEKFL, from the exons ATGGTTTCGCTATGCCATCCTATTCGGATCCGAGCATGCGGGGACACCGCGACGAGGAGGAATGCTGCAGCGAAGGTCCTCTGCTCTGTGCAGCaaacgccgccgccaccgccgccggcccaGAGCACGATCAAG GTTGTTATCGTTGGGGCCACGAAAGAGATCGGGAGGACGGCCGTTCTTGCGGTGAACAAGGCTAGGGGGATGGAGCTTGCAGGGGCGATCGATTCTCAGTGCATTGGCGAGGACGCAGGACAG ATAAGTGGCATGGACGAGCCGTTGGAGATCCCTGTGCTGAACGACCTCACCATGGTTCTAGGCTCCATAGCGCAG TCGAGGGCAACTGGCGTGGTTGTCGATTTCAGCGAGCCTTCAGCTGTTTACGACAATGTAAAGCAG GCAGCGGCGTTTGGTTTAAGCAGCGTCGTCTACGTTCCAAAAATTGAGTTAGATACAGTAACTGAACTGTCAGCATTTTGCGAGAAGGCAAGCATG GGCTGTTTGGTTGCACCAACATTATCAATTGGCTCCGTGCTCCTTCAGCAAGCTGCTATACAGGCCTCATTCCACTACAGCAACGTTGAGATTGTGGAATCAAGACCTAACCCATCG GATCTGCCTTCGCAAGATGCAATACAGATTGCAAATAACATATCAGATCTTGGTCAGATATACAATAGGGAAGATATGGATTCCAGTAGTCCA GCCAGAGGCCAACTACTTGGGGAAGATGGAGTGCGTGTGCATAGTATGGTTCTCCCTGGTCTTGTTTCCAGCACATCAATCAACTTCTCAGGCCCAGGAGAG ATTTACACCTTACGGCATGATGTTGCAAATGTTCAATGCCTGATGCCAGGACTAATCCTGGCAATACGGAAGGTGGTACGGTTGAAG AACTTGATTTATGGGCTAGAGAAGTTCTTGTAG